From Microcoleus sp. FACHB-831, a single genomic window includes:
- a CDS encoding response regulator encodes MTQHVLLVDDEEALRTSLSYALVKEGYEVTTAADGLTALKLFHKQVPDVVILDLMLPVIDGMEFCWRIRAFSDIPILMLTAKDQDIDKVWGLEAGADDYVTKPFNTRELLARLKALLRRRGASKTIDK; translated from the coding sequence ATGACACAACACGTTTTATTAGTCGATGATGAAGAAGCCTTGCGTACCAGCCTGAGCTACGCTTTAGTGAAAGAAGGCTATGAAGTCACCACTGCTGCTGATGGGCTGACAGCACTAAAATTGTTTCACAAACAAGTCCCGGACGTTGTTATTTTAGACTTAATGCTACCTGTAATAGATGGCATGGAGTTTTGTTGGCGCATCCGAGCATTTTCTGACATACCTATCTTGATGCTGACAGCCAAAGACCAAGACATTGATAAAGTATGGGGGCTAGAAGCGGGTGCAGATGATTATGTCACTAAACCATTTAATACGAGAGAACTTCTAGCGCGGCTCAAGGCATTGCTGCGCCGTCGCGGTGCGAGTAAAACAATCGACAAATAG